In Bacillus sp. SB49, a single window of DNA contains:
- the rpoD gene encoding RNA polymerase sigma factor RpoD: MANKKQQPSRSKETENQTELTLEQAKEQVVEIGKKRGVLAYEEIAEKLSNFELDSDQMDEFYEHLSEQGIEVIGDSESDPSMKQLDKEEEFDLNDLSVPPGVKINDPVRMYLKEIGRVNLLSAKDEISLAQRIESGDEEAKRDLAEANLRLVVSIAKRYVGRGMLFLDLIQEGNMGLIKAVEKFDYRKGYKFSTYATWWIRQAITRAIADQARTIRIPVHMVETINKLIRVQRQLLQDLGREPTPEEIAQDMDLTPDKVREILKIAQEPVSLETPIGEEDDSHLGDFIEDQEATSPSDHAAYELLKEQLEDVLDTLTDREENVLRLRFGLDDGRTRTLEEVGKVFGVTRERIRQIEAKALRKLRHPSRSKRLKDFME, from the coding sequence ATGGCAAATAAGAAACAACAGCCATCACGTTCTAAAGAAACGGAAAATCAGACAGAATTGACCCTTGAGCAGGCAAAAGAGCAGGTAGTGGAAATAGGTAAGAAAAGAGGGGTGCTTGCATACGAGGAAATCGCTGAAAAGCTCTCCAATTTTGAATTGGATTCAGATCAGATGGATGAATTCTACGAGCACTTAAGTGAGCAGGGAATCGAGGTAATCGGTGACTCTGAATCGGATCCAAGTATGAAACAGCTCGACAAAGAAGAGGAATTCGACCTCAACGATTTAAGTGTACCTCCCGGTGTGAAAATCAATGACCCAGTCCGTATGTACTTGAAAGAAATCGGGCGCGTCAACCTTCTTTCTGCTAAAGATGAAATCAGTCTGGCACAGCGGATTGAAAGTGGAGATGAAGAAGCGAAGCGGGACTTGGCGGAAGCAAACCTTCGTTTGGTCGTCAGTATCGCCAAGCGTTATGTAGGTCGCGGCATGCTGTTCCTTGATCTCATTCAAGAAGGGAACATGGGCCTGATCAAAGCGGTTGAGAAATTTGATTACCGAAAAGGGTACAAGTTCAGCACGTACGCAACGTGGTGGATCAGACAGGCGATTACCCGCGCCATTGCTGACCAGGCTCGTACGATTCGTATTCCTGTTCACATGGTGGAAACGATCAACAAATTGATTCGCGTCCAGCGTCAGCTTCTGCAGGATCTTGGCCGAGAGCCTACACCGGAAGAAATCGCACAGGACATGGATCTTACCCCGGATAAAGTAAGAGAGATTCTGAAGATTGCTCAGGAGCCTGTATCTTTGGAAACGCCTATCGGGGAAGAGGATGATTCTCATCTGGGAGACTTCATTGAGGATCAGGAAGCGACATCTCCTTCTGACCATGCAGCCTATGAACTATTAAAAGAGCAGCTCGAAGACGTGCTTGACACATTGACGGACCGTGAGGAAAACGTCCTCCGCCTTCGTTTCGGTCTGGATGATGGCCGCACACGCACGCTTGAAGAAGTAGGGAAAGTGTTCGGTGTCACACGCGAAAGGATCCGTCAAATCGAAGCTAAAGCTCTGCGTAAGCTGAGACATCCGAGCCGAAGCAAACGTTTGAAAGACTTCATGGAATAA
- the dnaG gene encoding DNA primase, with product MAGHIPEETVDQIRKSIDIVDVIGNYIDLKKQGRNYFGLCPFHGESTPSFSVSQDKQIFHCFGCGKGGNVYTFLMEMEGFSFIQALKQLAEQAGIDLPDQVTNERPSEKSTEAQAMLEAHKWLTKLYHHLLKNSKEGREAYQYLIDRGFTDETIQKYQMGYSPESKDFVVTFLEKKGFHPQTMVKAGLLSVNDQGDYADRFRGRVIFPLRNHLGKTVAFAGRSLGKQEPKYLNSPETELFHKGRLLYNFDQARASIRKEKSVILFEGFGDVISADQAGVHNGVATMGTAISSAQANLLKKYVDQIIVCYDGDKPGIEAAVKAAKLVKSVGCQTYVARVPDGLDPDDFIQKHGGERFRKEVLDTSETYISFMMSYLRRDYNLQLEGDQIAYIEKVLQEISTLDRAIEREHYLNDIASEFGLSIDTLKEEVQSIRGREAPKDKESNNRYTNTTTRQSSVQKKLLPAFHNAERKLIAYMLNDPYIADKVQEEIGGAFNIEDHQVIVTHLYAYYEDGNESDVSQFVERIEDPSIKNLAVELAMAPNGEEISDQEIQDYIVRIRSEQTDRTDIKGLEAELKKAEQQNDPIKAAQIAMDLIKRKQALKHN from the coding sequence ATGGCTGGACATATCCCAGAAGAAACTGTCGATCAGATTAGAAAGTCGATAGATATCGTCGATGTTATCGGTAATTATATCGACTTAAAGAAGCAAGGAAGAAACTACTTTGGTCTTTGTCCTTTTCATGGAGAAAGCACTCCTTCTTTTTCCGTTTCTCAGGATAAGCAGATATTTCACTGCTTTGGTTGTGGAAAGGGAGGGAATGTTTATACCTTTCTGATGGAAATGGAGGGCTTCAGCTTTATACAGGCGCTTAAGCAGCTCGCCGAGCAGGCCGGCATTGATCTGCCTGATCAGGTGACAAATGAGCGGCCATCCGAAAAGAGTACAGAAGCCCAAGCAATGTTGGAAGCACATAAGTGGCTTACCAAATTATATCATCATTTGTTAAAGAATTCCAAAGAAGGCCGGGAAGCCTATCAGTATCTGATTGATCGGGGGTTTACCGATGAGACGATACAAAAGTACCAAATGGGCTACTCCCCGGAATCGAAGGACTTTGTGGTCACGTTTCTTGAGAAGAAAGGTTTTCATCCGCAGACAATGGTGAAGGCGGGTTTGCTGAGTGTTAACGATCAGGGAGATTACGCCGACCGTTTTCGAGGGAGAGTCATATTCCCCCTGCGCAATCACCTTGGAAAGACAGTCGCATTTGCCGGCCGTTCTCTTGGGAAGCAGGAGCCGAAATATTTAAACAGCCCGGAGACCGAACTGTTTCACAAAGGAAGACTCTTATACAATTTCGACCAGGCGAGGGCGTCGATTCGAAAAGAAAAATCGGTTATCCTTTTTGAAGGGTTCGGGGACGTTATTTCCGCAGATCAAGCCGGGGTTCATAATGGTGTAGCGACCATGGGAACTGCCATTTCAAGTGCTCAGGCAAACCTTCTCAAAAAATATGTGGATCAGATTATTGTCTGTTATGACGGGGACAAGCCGGGTATAGAGGCAGCCGTAAAGGCGGCTAAACTTGTGAAAAGCGTAGGCTGTCAAACGTATGTGGCCCGAGTGCCCGATGGACTTGATCCGGATGACTTTATTCAAAAACACGGCGGTGAACGTTTCCGGAAAGAAGTGCTGGACACGAGCGAAACGTATATTTCGTTCATGATGAGCTATCTCAGGCGCGATTATAACCTCCAATTAGAAGGAGATCAAATTGCTTATATCGAAAAGGTATTACAAGAGATTTCCACGTTGGACCGTGCGATTGAAAGAGAGCACTACCTTAATGATATCGCGTCGGAGTTTGGATTATCGATCGACACGCTGAAAGAGGAAGTACAGTCGATCAGGGGCAGGGAAGCTCCCAAGGATAAGGAAAGCAATAACCGATATACTAACACTACAACGAGACAGTCATCGGTGCAGAAGAAGCTGCTTCCTGCTTTTCATAATGCGGAGAGAAAGCTGATTGCGTATATGTTGAACGATCCTTATATTGCTGATAAAGTTCAGGAGGAAATAGGGGGAGCTTTCAATATTGAAGATCATCAGGTCATTGTGACCCATCTTTACGCATATTATGAAGACGGCAATGAATCAGATGTCAGCCAGTTTGTGGAACGAATTGAGGATCCTTCTATTAAGAATCTGGCCGTTGAGCTGGCGATGGCACCGAACGGAGAAGAAATCTCCGATCAGGAAATCCAGGATTATATCGTAAGGATACGATCAGAACAGACGGATCGGACGGACATTAAAGGATTAGAAGCCGAACTGAAAAAAGCAGAACAGCAAAATGATCCAATTAAAGCAGCCCAGATTGCAATGGATCTCATTAAAAGGAAACAAGCCTTAAAACACAACTAG
- a CDS encoding YaiI/YqxD family protein, translated as MPKHNITVWVDADSCPVQDEIVEVCSQYELTPQFIATVNHYSMNKSMMEWTFVDHGSQSVDLYILNHVKKYDVVITQDLSLAVLLTPKRVYVMTPRGKLIREGDADHIMNQKFLRQQTMKQRKRWKGPSSFTMEDRDKFREVFSALLREQEGF; from the coding sequence ATGCCAAAACATAATATAACCGTATGGGTGGATGCAGACAGCTGCCCGGTCCAGGATGAAATAGTCGAAGTATGCAGCCAGTATGAACTAACTCCTCAATTCATCGCGACCGTCAATCATTACAGCATGAACAAATCGATGATGGAATGGACGTTTGTAGATCACGGATCGCAGTCTGTCGATTTATACATTCTCAATCATGTAAAAAAGTACGATGTCGTCATTACACAGGACTTGTCTCTGGCCGTCCTGCTTACGCCCAAAAGGGTTTATGTCATGACGCCTAGAGGTAAACTGATTAGAGAAGGCGATGCCGATCATATTATGAATCAGAAGTTTCTCCGTCAGCAGACGATGAAACAGAGGAAACGATGGAAAGGCCCTTCTTCCTTTACAATGGAAGACCGGGACAAGTTTCGCGAAGTTTTTTCAGCGCTGTTGAGAGAGCAAGAAGGATTTTGA